Within Nonlabens agnitus, the genomic segment GAATGATCCAACGGATACGAATCTTCCTGAGGACAGCGAGATATCGATCATCAAGACCTCTGTGTTCAACGATGAGAACGGCGATGGCTTTGCTCAGTTGGCGAGACGATCAGCTACAGCTTTGAGGTGACGAACAGTGGTGCTACGACCCTAACGAATGTAACGGTAACGGATCCACTACTTGATGGTGCCAACGGTACGTTGACTGGCGGTCCCATCGCTACACTGGCACCAGGAGCAACGGACACGACGACCTTTAGCGGAAGCTACACGATCCAGCAGTCCGACATCGATGCGCAGAGCGTATCGAACCAGGCTACGGCTACGGGAACGACACCTGATGGAGATGATGTCAGCGACCTTTCGGATGACAACAGCAACCTGGAGAATGATCAAACGGATACGGACCTTCCGGATGACAGTGACATATTGCTGCTTAAGGAGAGCACGTTCAACGATGAGAACGGTGACGGCTTCGCACAGTTGGGCGAGACGATCAGCTACAGCTTCACTGTAACGAACACCGGAGCGACTACGTTGACGGATATCACGATCACGGATCCACTACTGTGGCGCCTAACGGCAGCCTTACTGGCGGCCTATCGCGAGCCTTGCACCTGGAGCGGTGGACACGACGACCTTTAGCGGAAGCTACACGATCCAGCAGTCCGACATTGATGCGGGAACGTAACCAACCAGGCACTTGCCACGGGAACGAATCCTGATGGGACGATGTGACGGATACCTCTGATGACCCTAACAACCGACGGATGAGGATCCGGACGGCGACGGCGACCCAGATGACCCAACGGATACGGACCTTCCAGATGACAGTGACATATCGCTGCTTAAGGAGAGCACGTTCAACGATGAGAACGGTGACGGCTTCGCACAGTTGGCGAGACGATCAGCTACAGCTCACTGTAACGAACACCGGAGCGACTACGTTGACGGATATCACGATCACGGATCCACTACTAGTGGCGCCTAACGGCAGCCTTACTGGCGCCCTATCGCGAGCCTTGCACCTGGAGCGGTGGACACGACGACCTTTAGCGGAAGCTACACGATCCAGCAGTCCGACATTGATGCGGGAACGGTAACCAACCAGGCACTTGCCACGGAACGAATCCTGATGGTGACGATGTGACGATACCTCTGATGACCCTAACAACCCGACGGATGAGGATCCAGACGGCGACGGCGATCCAGATGATCCAACGGATACGGACCTTCCAGATGACAGTGACATATCGCTGCTTAAGGAGAGCACGTTCAACGATGAGAACGGTGACGGCTTCGCACAGTTGGGCGAGACGATCAGCTACAGCTTCACTGTAACGAACACCGGAGCGACTACGTTGACGGATATCACGATCACGGATCCACTACTAGTGGCGCCTAACGGCAGCCTTACTGGCGGCCC encodes:
- a CDS encoding DUF7507 domain-containing protein is translated as MTNSGATTLTNVTVTDPLLDGANGTLTGGPIATLAPGATDTTTFSGSYTIQQSDIDAQSVSNQATATGTTPDGDDVSDLSDDNSNLENDQTDTDLPDDSDILLLKESTFNDENGDGFAQLGETISYSFTVTNTGATTLTDITITDPLLWRLTAALLAAYREPCTWSGGHDDL
- a CDS encoding DUF7507 domain-containing protein, yielding MDTTTFSGSYTIQQSDIDAGTVTNQALATERILMVTM